The genomic region CTGGTGCCGACACCCAGGTTGAGCCGATTGTCGAACATCGCGGCCAACGACCCGGCCTGCTTGGCCACCAGCGCCGGCGGGCGGATCGGCAGCTTCAGGACGAAGATGTTGAAGTGCAGCTTCGTCGTCACCGCGGAGAGCGCCCCGATCAGCGCGAACGTCTCGATGAACGACTTGCCGTCGAGGAACTCGCGATTGCCGTCCTCGGTGTATGGATACTTCGAGTCGGACACTTCGGGATACGCGACGCTGTCCGCAATGGTCATCGCGTGATACCCGGCCTCGTCGGCCGCCTTGGCCAACGGGATGTAGTACTTCGGGTCGGTCATGGCTTCCGCATAGGTGAACCGCATGCGGCCAATACTAGAACACGTTCTAATTATGCAGGTTCGAATGGTGCGGCATGATGATTCGCGTGCGCAGACCCCCGCAGGATGGTCCGCGCCGCAGACCGTGGCTCACCCGGAACGTGCGCGTGCTCTCCGCGGTGTCGTTCCTGCAGGACACCGCCAGCGAGCTGCTCTATCCGCTGCTGCCGATCTACCTCACGACCGTGCTGGGCGCGCCCGTCGCCGTCGTCGGCGCCATCGAGGGTGCGGCCGAGGGCGCGGCATCGCTGACGAAACTCGCGGCCGGCCCGCTGGGGGATCGCTACGCGCGACGCCCGCTGATCGCGACGGGGTACGGCATGGCTGCCCTCGGCAAGGTCATGGTCGCGGCGTTCGCGGCATGGCCCGGAGTGCTGGCGGGCCGTGTCGTCGACCGGCTCGGCAAGGGGGTTCGCGGCGCGCCGCGCGATGCGCTGCTGGTTGTCGACATCGACGCGTCCGCACGGGGCCGGGTGTTCGGCTTCCACCGCGCGATGGACACCGCCGGCGCGGTGGTCGGTCCGCTTCTGGGCCTGGCGGCCTACGAGCTTCTCGACCACCAGATCGCGCCGCTGCTGTGGATCGCCGTCGTCCCAGCCGTGCTGAGTGTTGCGCTGGTCTTCCTCACGCGGGAGAAGCGTCGCGTCCTGACCGCGGCTGTGCGGGTGGGGATCTTCTCCCGGGTTCGCGACCTGCCCGGCGGGTACTGGCGGGTGACGGCACTGCTGGTGGCGTTCGGCGTCGTCAACTTTCCTGACGCGCTACTTCTGCTGAGGCTTAACGAGATCGGCTTCTCCGTACCCCAGGTGATCCTCGCGTACGTCACGTACAACGCGGTGTACGCGCTCGTCAGCTATCCGGCCGGGGTGCTGGCCGACCGCTTTCCGCGGCCCGTGGTGCTGGGTATCGGAATGGTGTTCTTCGCGATCGGGTACGGCGGTCTGGGTCTCACCGACGATCCGCTGATCGCCTGGCTGTTGATCGGTGCATACGGCGTGTTCACCGGCTGCACCGACGGCGTCAGCAAGGCGTGGATCTCATCGCTTGTCGGTGCGGATCTGCAGTCCAGCGCCCAGGGCGTGTTCCAGGGTGCGACGGGTTTCGCGATCCTGGCCGCCGGATTGTGGGCGGGCTTCGCGTGGGGCGCCGACGGCACGCTGCCGCTGCTCGTCTCGGGCGCGGTCGGCGCGGTGTTCGCGGTGGTGCTGCTCGGAATGGGCGTGCGCAGCGCTCAGTTGAAGGGTGGCGCACCCATACCGGTCACGGAGTAGCCGCCCTGCGACGAGCGCTCGGTCAGCCGGGATGCCGCCGTGCGACCGTTGGCGGTCAGCAACGCCTCGGGCCGTTTGAGGACATCGTCGGGGAGCGTTCCGAAAACGGTGCCGCGCCAGTGGTACTGGCCATCGATCGGGTCGAGGTGACCGGTCAGGCGGACACGCACCGCGTGGTCCTCCCCGGCGACTCGCAGGGTGGCCGCGCCGTCGTAGACCTCACCGCCCTTGACCCCGAGGGCCTCGGGAGTGCCCGGCGTCACCGGGCCCGGCAGGAAGCGCGCACGTCGCCACATCCGCCGCGCGATCGGACCCATCAGCCCGACCTCGGTGAGGAACGCGGCCAGTGGCGCGAACCCCATGACCTGCACGTCGTGACGGTTGCTGCTGCGCCGCGCCATGCGTCGCGCCTTGCGGGCCGGCAGTCCGACGCGGCGGTACTGCACGGGGTTGGTGAACAGGTACCGGAAGAAGTAGCCGCCGAGACCGTTGATGTTGGCCACCCACCACCGGCTCAACCGGGGCATATCGCGGACGCGCCTGCGCACGCCGTCGCGGGCGAACTGGATGTGACGGGACTCCTCGGTGACGTGAATCCGCATGAGCCGCTGCACCATCGGTTGCAGCTGCGGGTCGTCCATCATTTGGCGCTGCAGCGAGTCGAAGATCTCCTCACCGACGAGCGCGGCGACCCACAGCATCGATCCCTTGAACGCCAGCGGCAGCATGTTGATGGCGATCCGCTGGTAGCGCCGGGGCTGGACGGGCTTGGCTCCGAGCTTCTCGATGGCCTTGCCGAACATCACCATGTGACGGGTCTCGTCGCCCAGCTCGGTCAGCGCGTAGTGCGATGCGCTCGCCGTCGGGTCCCTGTGGATGAGGTTGCGCAGCAGCGCCTGGTTGAGAATGTTCTCGAACCAGATGCCTGCCGACAGGGTGTTGACGAGTTCCTGGCGCGACAGCTCGATCTGCTCGGCGCGGGTCATCGCGTCCCACATCGGCGTGCCGTAGAGGGACACCACCTTCGGCGGCAGGAAGAACTTGTCGGGCTCCAGCTCCGCGTCCCAGTCGATGTCGACGATCGGCTCGTAGTACTTCTTGACCGATCCCCGCAGCAGCCGTTCGGAGAACTCCTCGCGGCTGGGCGCACTGGCGCGTCGAACCGCATCAGAGGAAAGCGTCATCGTGGCCCTCTGCTCTTCGCGCAAGCGCTCATCGCCGACGTCCCTTCGCTGGCTTGTGCCCCGATATGCTCCAAAACCTAATGACGCCTGAACCAAGTTGTCAATACCCCGGGTACTGGATACCGATGGTCTCATGACGAGACGCATTCATGTCATCGGCATCGGCGCAGGTGACCCGGACTACGTCACCGCCCAGGCCATTTCGGCGCTCAACGACACTGCGGTGTTCTTCGCGATGGACAAGGGTGAATCGAAAGGCGACCTGGTCGCGCTGCGGCGCGAGGTCTGCGAACGGTTCATCGAGAAGCCCGGCTATCGCTTCGTCGAACTCGCCGATCCGTCGCGGGCCAAGTCCGGCGACTACCGCCAGGCCGTCAACGACTGGCACGCCGCCCGCGCCGATGTGTGGGCGCGGGCCATGGAGGAGGAGTTGCCCGACGGTGGTGTCGGTGCGTTCCTCGCGTGGGGTGACCCGTCGCTGTACGACAGCACGCTGCGCATCCTCGACCTCGTCGCGCAGCGCGTGGACCTCGACTACGACGTCATCCCCGGCATCACCGCGATACAGGCGCTCACGGCGCGACATCGCATACCGCTCAACGATATTGGGGAACCGGTGCTCATCACGACGGGCCGCCGGCTCCGCGACGAGGGGCTGTCGGGCGCATCGGTGATCATGCTCGACGGGGACTGCGCGTTCCTGACATGCCCGCCGGACACCAGGATCTGGTGGGGCGCCTACCTCGGTACGCCCAACGAACTGCTCGTCGCGGGCACCGTGGGCGCCGACGGCGAACGCATCGCCGCGCTGCGTGCGCAGGCCCGCGAGCGGCACGGCTGGATTATGGACACCTACCTGCTGCGTCCAGCCTGAGTGACCTCCGAAGCGACGCCGGCAGTGGCAAGATCAGCGCCATGGCACAGTTTCTGCTGCGGGCGTCGTTGACCGGTCTCGCCCTCTGGATCGTCACCCTGGTCGTCAACGGGATTTACTTCGTCGGCGGGGACAGCACGTGGCAGCGGGTGGGCATCATCTTCGTCGTCGCGGTGGTGTTCGGCCTCGTCAACGCCGTCATCAAGCCGATCGTGCAGTTGATCTCGATCCCGCTCTACATCCTCACGCTCGGCCTGATTCACGTCGTCATCAACGCTCTGATGCTGTGGATCACCTCCTGGATCACCGAGAACACGACGCACTGGGGTCTGGCCATCGACGACTTCTGGTGGACTGCGATCTGGGCGGCGATCGTGCTGTCGATCGTGAGCTGGCTGCTGTCGCTGTTCACCCGGAGCGCAGAACGCAGCGTCGGCGTGTAACCGTGCGGCACACTGGATGGCATGCCTGAACTACCCGAGGTAGAGGCGCTGGCGGATCACCTCCGGCGGCATGCGGTCGGCCGGACCGTCGGAAGGGTCGATGTCTCGGCATTGTCGGTGCTCAAGACGTTCGATCCGCCCACGACGGCGCTGCACGGTCAGGAGGTGACCGGCGCCAACCGCTGGGCCAAGTACCTCGGACTGCAAGTCGGCGACCTGCACCTCATCACACACCTGTCGCGGGCCGGCTGGCTGCGGTGGTCGGACAAGCTCGCCGCGGCACCCCTGAAGCCGGGTAAGGGGCCCATCGCCCTGCGCGTTCACCTCGGAACACCCGGCGAGGCCCCGGGATTCGACCTCACCGAGGCGGGGACCCAGAAGCGGCTGGCGGTGTGGCTGGTCGACGACCCGATGAAGATCCCGCAGATCGCCTCGCTGGGCCCCGACGCGCTGAGCCTGGATCCCGAGGGTCTGGCCGCGGCGCTGAAGGGCAACACCGGTCGCATCAAGACCGTCATCACCGACCAGAAGGTCATCGCGGGTATCGGCAACGCCTACAGCGACGAGATCCTGCACGTCGCCAAGCTGTCGCCGTTCGCGACGGCAGCCAAGCTCACCGACGCCCAGCTCGGATCGCTGCACGACGCGATGATCTCGGTGCTCAGCGATGCGGTCTCACGGTCGGTCGGTCAGCAGGCGGCCACGCTGAAGGGGGAGAAGCGCTCGGGCATGCGCGTGCACGCTCGCACCGGCCTGCCCTGCCCGGTGTGCGGTGACACGGTGCGCGAGGTCTCGTTCGCCGACAAGTCCTTCCAGTACTGCGCGACGTGTCAGACCGGCGGCAAGGTGCTCGCCGATCGCCGGATGTCCAAACTGCTCAAGTAGCGTTCAGCCGGCGATGAGCGCCTGCGCGAAGAGCATTCAACCGGCGATGAGCGCCTGCGCGAAGAGCATTCAACCGCAGTAGGTGTGCGTCGCGAAGTCCAGCGCCTGCTGGTACAGCGGATCCAGACCGCGGGCCGCGATGACGCTCTGCCGGGCGTCGTCGAGCGCCGCGTGGCAGCCGGGGCCGCGGAGAACGGGCCACTGATCGGTCATCTCCGCGACCATGGTGCGGTTGAAACCGTCTATCGCCGAACGTGATTCGGACAGATCCGGTGCGCTCGTCGGCGCGGTGGCGGGGTCGAGCTTCCACTGCCCGAATCGGACGTACTGGATGCCCTCGGTGGCGTGGATTTGATTCTCGAACGCCCGCCGCACGAACGCCTCGTCGGCCCCGCGGTCGCGCGCGTCGGCTGCGACGTTGTCGAGCACCTGCCGGACGCGTGCCGCGTCCTCGATGGATCCGCCGTCGACCCACTTGACCGCCGCCACCGGGTCGGCGGTCAGGAGGCGTTGTGACGCGGTGTCGACCAGGCGATACAGGGGGCCGGTGGCGTCGGCGTGTGCTGGTGGCGTGGCCGTGAGGGCGCCAAGGGTGGCGCCGGCGACGAGGAGTGCGATGAGTCTCACGGGGATCTATCATCGCTTACTTGGTTATCCTCCACGGGTGACTCGTCAGAAGATCCTCATCACCGGTGCCAGCTCCGGCCTGGGCGCCGGGATGGCCCGTCAGTTCGCTGCCAAGGGCCGTGACCTCGCGCTGTGCGCGCGTCGCACCGAGAACCTCGAGGAGTTGAAGGCCGAACTCCTGGCCAGGCATCCCCAGATCACGATCGCGGTCGCCGCGCTCGACGTCAACGACCACGAGGCGGTGCCGAGGGTGTTCGCCGAGCTCGCAACGGAACTCGGTGGTCTCGACCGCGTCATCGTGAATGCGGGAATCGGCAAGGGCTACAAGCTCGGCGGCGGCAAGCTGTGGGCGAACAAGGCCACCATCGAGACCAACCTGGTGTCGGCGCTGGTGCAGATCGAGACGGCGCTTGAGATGTTCGCGAAGGCCGGCGCCGGGCACCTGGTTCTGGTGTCCTCGGTGCTGGGCAACAAGGGCGTGCCCGGGGTCAAGGCCGCCTATGCCGCGAGCAAGGCCGGCGTGACGTCGCTCGGCGAATCGCTGCGCGCCGAGTACCCGTCCGGCCCGATCAAGATCACGGTACTCGAGCCGGGCTACATCGAGTCCGAGATGACCGCGAAGGCCAACTCGACGGCGCTGATGGTCGACAACGAGACCGGCGTCAGGGCCATGGTCGACGCCATAGAGAAGGAGAGGGGGCGCGCCGTCGTGCCGGGTTGGCCCTGGTGGCCGCTGGTGGAGTTGTTGAAGGTGCTGCCACCCCGCTTCACCAAGCGCTTCGCCTAACCCCTGCGATTTCGGCGCGCAAAGGAGCGCTCACCGCTCCAAAACGCGCCGAAATCGCGACAGGGGGCGACAATCGTCCGGTGAGCCAGCACTACGGGACCATCGCGTTCACCGACGCCGTGCGCGAGGCGCAGAAGCACTACGGCAGTGACGCGTTCTACACCAGCCGCACGATGCGCGCCCGCGCCATCGCCGGGCCCGACCCGCTGACGGAGGATGTACGTGAGTTCCTGTCCGAACGCGACGGTTTCTACCTCGCGTCAGTGAGCCAAACCGGCTGGCCCTACGTGCAATTCAGGGGCGGGCCAGTCGGTTTCATACGCGTCCTAGACGATCACACGCTGGGGTGGGCCGACTTCCAGGGCAACCTGCAGTACATCAGCACGGGCAACGTCACCGCCGACGACCGCGTCGCCCTGTTCGCCATGGACTACCCGCATCGGCGCCGGCTGAAGATCTTCGGCCATGCCCGCATCACCACCGTCGAGGAGGACGCCGCGCTCGTGGAGTCGCTGACTGTCCCCGAGTACGACGCCGTCGTGGAGCGTGCGGTCGTGGTCAGCGTCGAAGCATTCGACTGGAACTGTCAGCAGCACATCACCCCGCGATTCTCCGCTGCCGAACTGGAGCCGCGCCTGGCCGCTCTGCGTGACGAGGTGGCCAGCCTGCGCCGCGAGAACGAGGAGCTGCGGCGCCGTGGCGCCGCGGGGTGACTCCGCTAGCTGGCCCGGCCGCGCTCGCTGCGGTAGTGCCGCACCAGGGCGTCGGTTGAGCTGTCGGACTGCTCGGCCGGCGCGGCGTCGGCGGTGATCACCGGCAGCAGCGCCTTGGCCTGGGTCTTGCCCAGCTCGACGCCCCACTGGTCGAACGAGTCGATTCCCCAGATGACGCCCTCGGTGAAGACCTGGTGTTCGTAGAGCGCGATCAGCTGGCCCACCACCGACGGTGTCAGCTTCGTCGCGAGAATCGAAGTGGTTGGCCGGTTTCCGGGCATCACCTTATGCGCGACGACGTCCGCCGGCGTACCCTCGGCCGCGATCTCGGCGGCGGTCTTGCCGAACGCCAGCACCTGGGTCTGGGCGAAGAAGTTGCTCATCAGCAGGTCGTGCATGCTGCCCGTGCCGTCGGCCGTCGGGAGGTCATCGGTCGGCTGGCTGAAACCGATGAAGTCGGCGGGAATCAGCCGAGTGCCCTGGTGCAGCAGTTGGTAGAACGCATGCTGGCCGTTGGTTCCCGGCTCGCCCCAGTAGATCTCGCCGGTGTTGGTCGTCACCGGTGAACCGTCGGCGCGGACCGACTTGCCGTTGGACTCCATCGTCAGCTGCTGCAGGTAGGCCGCGAACCGCGACAGGTCATTCGAGTAGGGCAGCACCGCGCGGGACTGGGCGTCGAAGAACTCGTTGTACCAGAGGCCGATGAGCCCAAGCAGCGCAGGCGCATTCGCCTCGAGCGGGGTGGTCCGGAAGTGTTCGTCGACAAGGTGGAAGCCGGCGAGGAACTCGGCGAAGCGCTCCTTGCCGATCACCGCCATCACCGACAGCCCGATCGCGGAGTCCACCGAGTAGCGGCCGCCAACCCAGTCCCAGAAGCCGAACATGTTGTCGGTGTTGATGCCGAAGTCGTCGACCAGGCGCTTGTTCGTGGACACCGCGACGAAGTGCTTGGACACCGCCGCGTCGCCGAGCGTCTCGGTGAGCCAGCGGCGCGCGGCCGTCGCGTTCGTCAACGTCTCCAGCGTGGAGAAGGTCTTCGAGGCGATGACGAACAGCGTCGACGCGGGGTCGAGCCCGTCGAGCTTGGCCACCAGGTCCGCCGGGTCGACGTTGGAGACGAACCGCGCCGAGATGCCGGCGTCAGCGTAGTGCCGCAGGGCCTCGTAGACCATCACCGGGCCGAGATCCGAGCCGCCGATGCCGATGTTCACCACCGTGGTGATGCGCTCACCCGTGGCACCGGTCCACTGCCCGCTGCGCAGCCGGTCGGTGAAGTCGCCCATCGCGTCGAGCACATCGTGCACATCGGTGACGACGTCCTGGCCGTCCACCGTCAGCGACGCGTCGCGCGGCAGGCGTAACGCGGTGTGCAGGACCGCGCGGTCCTCGGAGGTGTTGATGTGCTCGCCGGCGAACATGGCGTCGCGTCGGCCCTCCAGGTCGGCGGCCCTGGCCAGGTCCACGAGCAGCTTCAGCGTCTCGCGGGTGACGCGGTGCTTGCTGTAGTCGATGTAGAGGTCACCGACCGACAGCGTGAGGTCGCGGCCACGCGACGGATCCTCGTCGAAGAACTCCCGCAGGTGCTTGGCGCCGATCTGATCGTGATGCCGAACCAACGCGTTCCAGGCGGGAGTTGTGGTGATGTCTGGAATTTGAGAAGGAGGGGCGCTCATTCCCCCGACCCTAGTGCGGAGCGCCTTTCGAAGGAGTAAATGATTGACGTATGGACACCGCCAAGCTCCTGTCATCTGTCCCCACCGGGCTCTGGATCGGTGGTGAGGAACGCGCCGGGTCGTCGACCTTGGACGTGCTGAACCCCGCCACCGACGAGGTGCTGATCTCGATCGCCAGTGCCACCCCCGAGGACGGCATCGCCGCACTCGACGCCGCCGCAGGCGTGCAGAAGGAGTGGGCCGCGACGCCACCGCGCGAACGCGGCGAGATCCTGCGTTCGGTGTTCGAGGCGATCACCGCGCGCGCCGAGGAGTTCGCGACGCTGATGACCCTCGAGATGGGCAAGGTGCTCGCCGAGAGCATGGGCGAGGTGAAGTACGGCGCCGAGTTCTTCCGCTGGTTCGCCGAGGAGGCCGTCCGCATCGACGGTCGCTACACCCGCAGCCCCGCGGGCACGGGACGCATCATCGTGACCAAGCAGGCCGTCGGCCCGTGCCTGGCGATCACGCCGTGGAACTTCCCGCTGGCGATGGGCACCCGCAAGATCGGTCCGGCGATGGCCGCGGGTTGCACGATGATCATCAAACCCGCGCAGGAAACTCCGTTGACGATGCTGCTGCTCGCCAAGCTCATGGACGAGGCGGGCCTGCCCAAGGGCGTGCTGTCGGTCCTGCCGACGGCCAAGCCGGGTGACCTGACCACCGCGCTGATCGACGACGGCCGGTTGCGCAAGCTGACGTTCACCGGCTCGACCGGCGTGGGCAAGGCCCTCGCCAAGCAGAGCAGCGACAAGCTGCTGCGGCTGTCGATGGAGTTGGGCGGCAACGCACCGTTCATCGTGTTCGACGACGCCGACCTCGACGCCGCGGTCGACGGCGCGGTCCTGGCCAAGATGCGCAACGGCGGTGAGGCGTGCACGGCGTCGAACCGGTTCCACGTCGCCAACGCGGTCCGCGAGGAGTTCACCGAGAAGCTGGTGAAGCGGATGCGTGAGTTCACCCTCGGCAACGGGCTCGACAAGTCGTCGACGCTGGGGCCGCTGATCAACGCCAAGCAGGTCGCGACCGTCGCGGATCTGGTGTCGGACGCGGTGTCGCGCGGTGCGACCGTCGCGGTCGGTGGTGTCGCGCCGGACGGGCCTGGCCACTTCTATCCGGCGACCGTGCTCGCCAACCTGTCGGCGGATTCCCGCATCCTCAAGGAGGAGGTGTTCGGCCCGGTGGCTCCGATCATCGGCTTCGACACCGAGGAGGAGGGCATCGCCGCCGCCAACGACACCGAGTACGGGCTCGCCGCCTACATTTACACCCAGTCGCTGGACCGTGCGCTGCGCGTCGCCGAGGCGATCGAGGCCGGCATGGTCGGCGTCAACCGTGGTGTGATCTCCGATCCGGCGGCCCCGTTCGGCGGGGTCAAGGAGTCCGGCTTCGGACGCGAGGGCGGCTCGGAGGGTATTGAGGAGTACCTCGACACCAAGTACATCGCGCTGACGAGCTAGGCCCCGGGGCCACCGCCAACACCGGCAGTATCCGCATCTGCGGCACGGAATGGGCATCTGGCCCGCGTTTGCGGATAGGGTGTGCCGATGCCGACGATTCGGATCCGCGAGGCCGCCGACCTGCTGGGCGTTAGCGACGACACCGTCCGGCGATGGATCGACGACGGGGGCCTCACGGTCACCAACGACGACGCAGGCCGCAAGGTGCTCGACGGCGCGCAGCTCTCGGAGTTCATCCGCGGCAGGGCTGGCCCGGCACCGCAGGACCCCCTGAGCGTCGGCAGTTCAGCACGCAACCGCTTCGCCGGCCTGGTCACCAAGGTCACCACCGACAAGGTGATGGCGCAGGTGGAGATGCAGTGTGGGCCGTTCACCGTCGTATCGCTGATGAGCACCGAGGCGGTGCGTGAACTCGGCCTCGAGCCGGGCAGCGTCGCCGTCGCCGTCGTCAAGGCGACAACCGTCATCGTCGAAACGTCGGGAGAGAAGTCATGAGAAGGATCGTTGGGCTGGTCGCGGCGTGCACGCTGGCAGCGGCTCTGGTGAGCGGCTGCGGGTCGGACGGCGAGGCGCCACCCGGAACGCTGACGGTCTTCGCGGCCGCATCGCTGAAGAAGTCGTTCACCGAGATCGGCGAGCAGTTCAAGGCCGACAATCCCGGTGCGTCCGTTGAGTTCTCGTTCGCGGGCTCCTCGGATCTCGTCACGCAGCTCACACAGGGGGCGAGCGCCGACGTCTTCGCGTCGGCCGACACCAAGAACATGGACAAGGCGGTCCAGGCGGGCCTGGTCGCCGGCGACCCGGTGAGCTTCGCCTCGAACACGCTCACCATCGCGGTGGCACCGGGCAATCCGCAGCACGTGACATCTTTCCGGGACCTCACCCGCGAGGGTCTCAACGTCGTCGTGTGCGCTCCGCAGGTGCCCTGCGGGACGGCGACCAACAAGGTCGAGGAGGCCACCGGAGTGCACCTCGACCCGGTCAGCGAGGAGTCGTCGGTCACCGACGTGCTCAACAAGGTCTCGTCAGGGCAGGCCGACGCGGGGCTGGTCTACGTCACCGACGTCGCCGGTTCGGACGGCAAGGTCACCGCGATCAACTTCCCGGAGGCGGTCGACGCGGTCAACACCTATCCGATCGCAACACTCAAGGGCGCGAAGGACGCTGACCTGGCACGAGAGTTCGTCTCCTACGTCACCGGCGAGGTCGGGCAGCGGGTTCTCGGGGAGGCCGGGTTCGGCAAACCCTGACCAGGGGAGTGGATCAGTGGCCGAGTCGACCGCGACCCAGCCGCAGAAGCAGCATCGCGAGGTCCTTGCCCTCCGGGCCGAGTTCGCTGTAGCGCTCGATGACCTTCATCTCCCTGCTGTGCACCAGACGGGTGCCGCCGGAGGCCATCCTGGCCTTGCCGATCAGCTTGGACACCTCGGTGCGACGGGCGACAGCAGCCAGGATCTCGGCGTCAAGACGATCGATCTCGCGACGAAGATCGTCGATGTCGGGAGTGGGCTCAGTTTCAACGCTCATGTCTTGTGACTCCGAATTCTCTTCGCGCATGGATTGTGGTCTCATCCGGTTTCGGGTCTGACAAGAGAGTCGAGCCCCGGATCCGGAATCGGACCGCGGGGCTCTGGGAAGTAGCTAGACCACGGACACCGGTTGCCGGTGTCCATAAAAAAACCGTCCCTGCAGATCGAGCACAGATCGAGTGTGCCACCAACAGCGGCGTCGGCGCAAAGACATCGCAGGGCCCGCCCTGGTGACATCGCAGGGCCCGCCCTGGTGACATCGCAGGGCCCGCCCTGATGACCGGCACGGCTCGGCGCAAACTGTCCCTGTGCAGCGGTAAGTTCAAGGGGATATGTCGATCGCCACCGAAACCGACCAGTTGCTCGACGGGCTGAACCCGCAACAGCGCCAGGCGGTGCTCCACGAGGGAACACCGCTGCTCATTGTCGCCGGAGCAGGGTCGGGTAAGACCGCCGTGCTGACCCGCCGCATCGCCTACCTACTCGCGGCGCGCGACGTCGGTGTCGGGCAGGTGCTGGCCATCACGTTCACCAACAAGGCCGCCGCCGAGATGCGTGAGCGTGTCGTCGACCTCATCGGCCCCCGCGCGCGGTCCATGTGGGTGTCGACGTTCCACTCCACCTGCGTGCGAATCCTGCGCAACCAGGCGTCGCTGCTGCCGGGCCTGAACTCCAACTTCTCGATCTATGACGCGGACGATTCACGGCGCTTGCTGATGATGATCGCCAAGGACATGGGCCTGGACACCAAGCGGTACTCGCCGCGGCTGCTGTCCAACTCCATCTCCAACCTCAAGAACGAGCTGATCGACCCCGACCGCGCGGCCGCCGAGCTGACCGAGGCCAGTGATGATCTGACCCGCGTCGTCGCCGAGGTGTTCTCCGAGTACCAGCGTCGGCTGCGCGCCGCCAACGCGCTGGACTTCGACGACCTGATCGGGGAGACCGTCGCCGTCCTGCAGGCATTCCCGCAGATCGCGCAGTACTACCGCAGGCGCTTCCGGCACATCCTGGTCGACGAGTACCAGGACACCAACCACGCGCAGTACATGCTGGTGCGCGAACTGGTCGGCCACCCCGACCCCGGCTCGGCCGAGGCCGGTGACGTGCCACCAGGGGAACTGTGCGTGGTGGGTGACGCCGACCAGTCGATCTACGCGTTCCGCGGCGCCACCATCCGCAACATCGAGGACTTCGAGCGCGACTACCCGAACGCGACAACCATTCTGCTGGAACAGAATTACCGTTCCACACAGAACATCCTGTCGGCCGCCAACTCCGTCATATCGCGCAATGCGGGTCGGCGTGAGAAGCGGCTGTGGACCGATGCCGGTGAGGGCGAGCTCATCGTCGGCTACGTCGCCGACAACGAGCACGACGAGGCCAGGTTCGTCGCCGAGGAGATCGACGCGCTCGCCGACCGCGGCGAGATCACCTACAACGACGTCGCGGTGTTCTACCGCACCAACAACAGCTCGCGCGCGCTGGAGGACGTCTTCATCCGCGCAGGCATTCCCTACAAGGTCGTTGGCGGCGTTCGCTTCTACGAGCGCAAGGAGATCCGCGACGTCGTGGCGTATCTGCGCGTGCTCGACAACCCCGGTGACGCGGTGAGCATGCGTCGCATCCTCAACACCCCGCGCCGCGGTATCGGTGACCGTGCCGAGGCGTGCGTCGCGGTGCACGCCGAGAACACCGGCGCCAACTTCAACGACGCCCTGCAGGAGGCCGCCGCGGGCCGGGTCCCGTTGCTGAACACCCGCTCGGAGAAGGCCATTGCCAGCTTCGTGAAGATGCTGGACGAGCTGCGCGGGCTACTCGACGGCGAGCTGGGGGACCTGGTCGAGGCCGTGCTGGACCGCACCG from Mycolicibacterium sp. YH-1 harbors:
- a CDS encoding MFS transporter, which gives rise to MRRPPQDGPRRRPWLTRNVRVLSAVSFLQDTASELLYPLLPIYLTTVLGAPVAVVGAIEGAAEGAASLTKLAAGPLGDRYARRPLIATGYGMAALGKVMVAAFAAWPGVLAGRVVDRLGKGVRGAPRDALLVVDIDASARGRVFGFHRAMDTAGAVVGPLLGLAAYELLDHQIAPLLWIAVVPAVLSVALVFLTREKRRVLTAAVRVGIFSRVRDLPGGYWRVTALLVAFGVVNFPDALLLLRLNEIGFSVPQVILAYVTYNAVYALVSYPAGVLADRFPRPVVLGIGMVFFAIGYGGLGLTDDPLIAWLLIGAYGVFTGCTDGVSKAWISSLVGADLQSSAQGVFQGATGFAILAAGLWAGFAWGADGTLPLLVSGAVGAVFAVVLLGMGVRSAQLKGGAPIPVTE
- a CDS encoding diiron oxygenase codes for the protein MTLSSDAVRRASAPSREEFSERLLRGSVKKYYEPIVDIDWDAELEPDKFFLPPKVVSLYGTPMWDAMTRAEQIELSRQELVNTLSAGIWFENILNQALLRNLIHRDPTASASHYALTELGDETRHMVMFGKAIEKLGAKPVQPRRYQRIAINMLPLAFKGSMLWVAALVGEEIFDSLQRQMMDDPQLQPMVQRLMRIHVTEESRHIQFARDGVRRRVRDMPRLSRWWVANINGLGGYFFRYLFTNPVQYRRVGLPARKARRMARRSSNRHDVQVMGFAPLAAFLTEVGLMGPIARRMWRRARFLPGPVTPGTPEALGVKGGEVYDGAATLRVAGEDHAVRVRLTGHLDPIDGQYHWRGTVFGTLPDDVLKRPEALLTANGRTAASRLTERSSQGGYSVTGMGAPPFN
- the cobF gene encoding precorrin-6A synthase (deacetylating); protein product: MTRRIHVIGIGAGDPDYVTAQAISALNDTAVFFAMDKGESKGDLVALRREVCERFIEKPGYRFVELADPSRAKSGDYRQAVNDWHAARADVWARAMEEELPDGGVGAFLAWGDPSLYDSTLRILDLVAQRVDLDYDVIPGITAIQALTARHRIPLNDIGEPVLITTGRRLRDEGLSGASVIMLDGDCAFLTCPPDTRIWWGAYLGTPNELLVAGTVGADGERIAALRAQARERHGWIMDTYLLRPA
- a CDS encoding phage holin family protein, translated to MAQFLLRASLTGLALWIVTLVVNGIYFVGGDSTWQRVGIIFVVAVVFGLVNAVIKPIVQLISIPLYILTLGLIHVVINALMLWITSWITENTTHWGLAIDDFWWTAIWAAIVLSIVSWLLSLFTRSAERSVGV
- a CDS encoding Fpg/Nei family DNA glycosylase, producing MPELPEVEALADHLRRHAVGRTVGRVDVSALSVLKTFDPPTTALHGQEVTGANRWAKYLGLQVGDLHLITHLSRAGWLRWSDKLAAAPLKPGKGPIALRVHLGTPGEAPGFDLTEAGTQKRLAVWLVDDPMKIPQIASLGPDALSLDPEGLAAALKGNTGRIKTVITDQKVIAGIGNAYSDEILHVAKLSPFATAAKLTDAQLGSLHDAMISVLSDAVSRSVGQQAATLKGEKRSGMRVHARTGLPCPVCGDTVREVSFADKSFQYCATCQTGGKVLADRRMSKLLK
- a CDS encoding chorismate mutase, whose translation is MRLIALLVAGATLGALTATPPAHADATGPLYRLVDTASQRLLTADPVAAVKWVDGGSIEDAARVRQVLDNVAADARDRGADEAFVRRAFENQIHATEGIQYVRFGQWKLDPATAPTSAPDLSESRSAIDGFNRTMVAEMTDQWPVLRGPGCHAALDDARQSVIAARGLDPLYQQALDFATHTYCG
- a CDS encoding SDR family oxidoreductase — translated: MTRQKILITGASSGLGAGMARQFAAKGRDLALCARRTENLEELKAELLARHPQITIAVAALDVNDHEAVPRVFAELATELGGLDRVIVNAGIGKGYKLGGGKLWANKATIETNLVSALVQIETALEMFAKAGAGHLVLVSSVLGNKGVPGVKAAYAASKAGVTSLGESLRAEYPSGPIKITVLEPGYIESEMTAKANSTALMVDNETGVRAMVDAIEKERGRAVVPGWPWWPLVELLKVLPPRFTKRFA